Proteins co-encoded in one uncultured Methanobrevibacter sp. genomic window:
- a CDS encoding pilus assembly protein yields MEITVDKIAMIREDYNPKNTNLNLDIDWSVEYVHIDQKELRYDIILKSIKYLNLNFKVEGLIRLEDLEEFVQGDCSQIIFHHSCNILMNMISLTRQSHYELLKEDISSAVNFDAAF; encoded by the coding sequence GTGGAGATTACTGTTGATAAAATAGCAATGATTCGTGAAGATTACAATCCCAAAAATACGAATTTAAATTTAGATATTGATTGGTCTGTGGAATATGTTCACATAGATCAAAAAGAGTTGAGATATGATATTATTTTAAAGTCTATAAAATATTTAAATTTAAATTTTAAAGTTGAGGGTTTAATCAGATTGGAGGATTTGGAAGAATTTGTTCAAGGGGATTGTTCTCAAATAATTTTCCATCATTCTTGTAATATCTTAATGAATATGATTTCATTAACTAGACAGTCACATTATGAATTGTTGAAAGAGGATATCAGTTCTGCAGTTAATTTTGATGCTGCTTTTTAA
- a CDS encoding Coenzyme F420 hydrogenase/dehydrogenase, beta subunit C-terminal domain, producing MSHILAKSKDDVILDAGECGGAVTSIFKYLLDEGLVDGVLALRPGDDIYDGVPTFITDSEDLISTAGSYHCAPTMVGNLIQKYFSDKKIAVAVKPCDIRSIEELIKRHKINPDNIYTVGLNCGGTVSPVTGRKMIELFYDINPDDVVSEEIDKGQFIVELADGSEKGVKIHELEQQGYGRRNNCQRCDVKIPRNANIACGNWGSEDGWTFIEINDEKGQELIDGAKKAGVLETKNASEQAIGARSKVEGIMIKMAKKAQDAKFGDAENMDAWKRCIGCYACRDICPICWCYENCELNKSYFKDELNIPPEPIAFQGVRLSHMSFSCVDCGQCDDVCPMDIPVSLIFDKLQKKYYNRTGYVAGVSDDIKPPLYSPDKVEL from the coding sequence ATGAGTCATATATTAGCTAAATCAAAAGATGATGTAATTCTTGATGCGGGAGAATGCGGCGGTGCTGTTACAAGCATTTTCAAATATCTGTTGGATGAAGGTCTTGTAGATGGTGTACTGGCATTACGTCCTGGTGATGACATATACGATGGAGTTCCAACTTTTATAACTGATTCTGAAGATCTGATTTCTACAGCCGGTTCCTATCATTGTGCTCCTACAATGGTCGGAAATCTCATACAAAAATATTTCTCAGATAAAAAGATTGCAGTTGCTGTAAAACCATGTGATATTAGATCTATTGAAGAGTTGATTAAAAGACATAAAATCAATCCGGATAACATTTATACTGTAGGTTTGAATTGTGGAGGAACTGTTTCTCCAGTTACTGGGCGTAAAATGATTGAATTATTTTATGATATAAATCCTGATGATGTTGTAAGTGAAGAGATTGATAAAGGACAATTTATTGTAGAACTTGCTGACGGTAGTGAAAAAGGCGTAAAAATCCATGAATTGGAACAACAAGGATATGGAAGACGTAATAATTGTCAAAGATGTGATGTAAAAATCCCTAGAAACGCAAATATTGCATGCGGTAACTGGGGTTCTGAAGACGGATGGACTTTCATAGAAATAAATGATGAAAAGGGTCAGGAATTAATTGATGGTGCAAAAAAGGCCGGTGTTCTTGAAACCAAAAATGCATCTGAACAAGCTATTGGTGCAAGGTCAAAAGTAGAAGGTATCATGATAAAGATGGCTAAAAAAGCTCAGGACGCCAAATTCGGAGATGCAGAAAACATGGATGCATGGAAAAGATGTATCGGATGTTATGCATGTAGAGATATTTGTCCAATCTGTTGGTGTTATGAAAACTGTGAATTAAACAAATCCTACTTTAAAGATGAACTTAACATTCCTCCTGAACCAATTGCATTCCAAGGAGTAAGGCTCTCTCATATGAGTTTCAGTTGTGTTGATTGCGGTCAATGTGATGATGTATGTCCTATGGACATTCCTGTTTCATTAATCTTTGACAAGTTACAGAAAAAATATTATAATAGGACTGGTTATGTAGCGGGAGTTTCAGATGATATTAAACCTCCATTATATAGTCCAGATAAAGTTGAATTATGA
- a CDS encoding hydrogenase iron-sulfur subunit, whose amino-acid sequence MSDDIKIVGLLCNWCCYGGADTAGTARMQYPPNVRIIRVMCSGRINPSMIFKAFEEGADGVFVGGCHIGDCHYDAGNYKWSRRSKIVEDILEEFGIEKERFRHEWISASEGEKFQKTMLEFHKTLSKMGPLHLE is encoded by the coding sequence ATGTCTGATGATATAAAAATTGTAGGTTTGTTATGTAACTGGTGTTGTTATGGAGGTGCTGATACTGCAGGAACTGCACGTATGCAATACCCTCCTAATGTCAGAATCATTCGTGTAATGTGTTCCGGAAGAATAAATCCTTCAATGATTTTTAAAGCTTTTGAAGAAGGTGCAGATGGAGTATTTGTAGGGGGATGCCATATTGGGGATTGCCATTATGATGCAGGTAACTACAAATGGTCTAGAAGATCAAAAATCGTTGAAGATATTTTAGAAGAATTCGGAATTGAAAAAGAAAGATTTCGTCATGAATGGATTTCAGCATCTGAAGGTGAAAAATTTCAAAAAACAATGTTGGAATTTCATAAAACTCTCTCAAAAATGGGTCCATTACATTTAGAATAG
- a CDS encoding ribosome biogenesis/translation initiation ATPase RLI, with protein sequence MTRISILDKDRCQPKKCDYLCINYCPGVRMDEDTIVIDENTKKPLISEELCEGCGICTNRCPFDAITIINLPEAAGEPIHRFGQNQFELFGLPTLEEGTVLGLLGQNGIGKSTIMNILSGNLIPNFGDYENKPENWDAVIDYYKGSALQKYFKDLSEGNIKTILKPQMVDQLPKVVKGKVKDLLTNVNERDKLDYVTKELQLENVLDRKMENLSGGELQRVAIAATVLREGDFYYFDEPTSWLDVSQRLNAVKVIRSLAEEGKSVLVIEHDLATLDALSDNIHILYGTPGGYGVVSGRKGVRLGINAYIKGFLAEENVRIRRNPIEFTIRPPTPEDEGDALASYSDLSKEYDGFTLTADEGEIFYDEIVTAFGSNGIGKTTFAKILAGVEEPTSGEVDEEVTIAYKPQYIVSNFEGTVSDFLYMNAPSYGSKIFESEILNPLTLNEMLDKPVKGLSGGELQRLAIAATLAKDAEIYLFDEPTAFLDVEQRLIAARVIRKLVESRNAASLIVDHDIVFIDYISDRAMVFDGVPGLNGHASKPTDLRNAMNEFLGNLNITFRRDKETKRPRVNKLDSYKDREQKEKGEYYYLSD encoded by the coding sequence ATGACTCGTATTTCAATTTTAGACAAGGACAGATGTCAACCTAAAAAATGTGATTATCTTTGTATAAATTACTGTCCTGGTGTCAGAATGGATGAGGACACCATAGTAATTGATGAAAATACAAAAAAACCGTTGATATCTGAGGAATTATGTGAAGGATGCGGTATCTGTACCAACCGATGCCCATTTGATGCTATTACAATTATCAATTTACCAGAAGCCGCAGGTGAACCTATCCACAGGTTTGGCCAAAACCAGTTCGAGCTGTTCGGTCTTCCAACCCTTGAGGAAGGAACTGTTTTAGGACTTTTAGGCCAGAACGGTATCGGTAAATCCACAATAATGAATATTTTATCAGGAAATCTGATCCCAAACTTTGGAGACTATGAAAACAAACCTGAAAACTGGGATGCTGTAATAGACTACTATAAAGGCTCAGCACTTCAGAAATATTTCAAGGATTTATCTGAAGGCAACATCAAAACCATACTGAAACCGCAGATGGTAGACCAGCTTCCTAAAGTTGTTAAAGGTAAAGTGAAAGACCTTCTTACAAACGTTAATGAAAGAGACAAGCTGGATTATGTCACAAAAGAGCTTCAGCTTGAAAACGTTTTAGACAGAAAAATGGAAAACCTCAGTGGTGGGGAACTTCAAAGGGTTGCAATAGCTGCGACCGTTTTAAGGGAAGGTGATTTCTACTACTTTGACGAACCTACATCCTGGCTTGACGTGTCACAAAGATTAAATGCCGTTAAGGTTATCCGTTCACTTGCAGAAGAAGGCAAAAGCGTTCTTGTTATTGAGCACGACCTTGCTACTCTAGATGCATTGTCCGACAACATCCACATCCTATACGGTACACCTGGAGGATACGGTGTAGTGTCCGGAAGAAAAGGTGTCAGATTAGGTATTAATGCTTATATCAAAGGATTTTTAGCAGAAGAGAATGTAAGAATCAGAAGAAATCCTATTGAATTTACCATAAGACCCCCAACTCCAGAAGATGAAGGAGATGCGCTTGCAAGCTATTCCGATTTAAGCAAAGAATATGACGGATTCACACTGACTGCTGATGAAGGAGAAATCTTTTACGATGAAATTGTAACTGCATTTGGTTCAAACGGTATCGGTAAAACAACATTCGCTAAAATACTTGCAGGCGTTGAAGAGCCTACTTCCGGAGAAGTTGATGAGGAAGTTACAATTGCATACAAACCACAATACATCGTTTCAAACTTTGAAGGAACCGTTAGTGACTTTTTATACATGAATGCACCTAGTTACGGCAGTAAAATCTTTGAAAGTGAAATCCTGAATCCATTAACATTAAACGAAATGCTTGACAAACCTGTTAAAGGATTAAGTGGTGGGGAACTTCAAAGACTTGCAATAGCTGCAACTTTGGCCAAAGATGCTGAGATTTATCTTTTCGACGAACCTACAGCATTCCTGGATGTTGAACAAAGACTTATTGCTGCAAGAGTTATCAGAAAACTTGTTGAAAGCAGAAATGCTGCTTCACTTATTGTTGATCACGATATTGTCTTTATAGATTATATTTCCGACAGGGCAATGGTGTTTGACGGAGTTCCTGGATTGAACGGTCATGCATCAAAACCAACTGACCTTAGAAATGCAATGAACGAATTTTTAGGAAATCTCAACATTACATTCAGAAGAGACAAAGAAACAAAAAGACCAAGAGTCAACAAGCTCGACAGTTATAAAGACCGTGAACAAAAAGAGAAAGGAGAATATTATTACTTATCCGATTAA
- the pth2 gene encoding aminoacyl-tRNA hydrolase, producing MKQVMIVRTDLKMKKGKIAAQCCHGAIGAYKKSPADKIRKWENEAYAKVVLKVKTLEELTELKKIADQKGIANYLVVDAGRTQIPTSSVTVLALGPDEDEILDEVTGDLKLL from the coding sequence ATGAAACAGGTTATGATTGTAAGAACAGATTTAAAAATGAAAAAAGGAAAAATCGCTGCACAGTGCTGCCATGGTGCTATAGGGGCTTATAAGAAATCTCCTGCTGATAAAATTAGAAAATGGGAAAATGAGGCTTATGCTAAAGTGGTTTTAAAAGTCAAGACATTGGAAGAGTTGACTGAGCTTAAAAAAATAGCCGATCAAAAAGGCATAGCCAATTATCTGGTAGTTGATGCGGGCCGTACTCAGATACCTACATCAAGCGTTACAGTTTTGGCTCTCGGTCCTGATGAAGATGAAATCCTTGATGAAGTTACTGGAGATTTGAAACTTTTATAG
- a CDS encoding delta 1-pyrroline-5-carboxylate synthetase, whose product MGVIKIIKQVVKIGGSLFPNYAINLAEKLKNTGSVIILGGGEFANLIRKYDDDINFSEETNHWTAIDCMDIIAKLVNDKVDSTKLAYSIEEVNAISDEGFTPIFVVSEFLKREDPFECTWDVTSDSIAAYVSHILNANLLIVTNVNGIYTQEPEEPGSTFISKIDATKLLTFQESSIDVMLPSLLLEFGSDCYVVNGKYPERVLSLIDDTINDYNFDYTQIIGD is encoded by the coding sequence ATGGGCGTGATTAAAATCATAAAACAGGTTGTAAAGATTGGTGGGAGTCTTTTTCCAAATTATGCAATAAACCTTGCAGAAAAACTCAAAAACACCGGTTCGGTTATTATTCTGGGTGGTGGCGAATTTGCCAATCTGATTCGTAAATATGATGATGATATAAACTTTTCAGAAGAAACTAATCACTGGACGGCTATTGACTGCATGGATATAATAGCAAAGCTGGTCAATGATAAGGTTGACTCTACAAAACTGGCTTATTCAATAGAAGAAGTCAATGCAATTTCAGATGAAGGTTTCACTCCAATATTTGTTGTTTCTGAATTTTTAAAAAGAGAAGATCCTTTTGAATGCACATGGGATGTAACTTCAGATTCGATTGCAGCTTATGTTTCACACATTCTAAATGCAAACCTTTTAATAGTAACAAATGTAAATGGTATATATACCCAAGAACCGGAAGAGCCAGGTTCAACATTCATAAGTAAAATCGATGCAACAAAATTACTAACTTTTCAAGAGTCATCGATTGATGTAATGTTACCGTCTCTTTTATTAGAGTTTGGGTCTGATTGTTATGTTGTGAACGGAAAATATCCCGAAAGGGTTTTATCTCTTATAGATGATACTATAAATGATTATAATTTCGATTACACACAAATAATAGGTGATTAA
- a CDS encoding zinc finger domain-containing protein, whose translation MKTVECISCKQEIPLTGPFVEFECPECGAKISRCEKCRTFGHAYKCECGFEGP comes from the coding sequence ATGAAAACTGTAGAATGTATTTCATGCAAACAAGAAATTCCATTAACTGGACCATTTGTCGAATTTGAATGTCCAGAATGTGGAGCAAAAATATCAAGATGTGAAAAATGCCGTACTTTCGGTCACGCTTACAAATGTGAATGCGGATTTGAAGGACCATAA
- a CDS encoding elongation factor 1-beta — protein sequence MGEVLTTMKIMPDSPDVDLEAIKKTIEESMPEGAKLHDMKEEPIAFGLVAIIINFITDDGEGGSEPVEEMVSAIEGVASIEITGVGRLME from the coding sequence ATGGGTGAAGTATTAACAACTATGAAAATCATGCCGGACAGTCCGGACGTAGACTTAGAAGCTATTAAAAAAACTATTGAAGAATCAATGCCTGAAGGCGCAAAACTTCATGACATGAAAGAAGAACCAATCGCTTTCGGTTTAGTTGCAATTATCATTAACTTCATCACCGATGACGGTGAAGGTGGATCTGAACCTGTTGAAGAAATGGTTTCAGCTATTGAAGGCGTAGCTAGTATTGAAATTACTGGCGTTGGAAGATTAATGGAATAA